Proteins encoded within one genomic window of Amycolatopsis nigrescens CSC17Ta-90:
- a CDS encoding fatty acid desaturase translates to MSVIEVSTAAPQEPVPPERTQGVPDPGIPLPRVSGPTLLLFTGGLLVWSSATWLALAGGAPLWLTVALHALVTFTMFTVLHEAAHHAAGKLTPVNEILGRLAMPFVAAFGSFPLMRHSHGEHHRNTNEPAFDPAAWAAHGPWWQLPLRWLTADLWYVRFYLRHGRERPVGEQLETVAVAVLAVGGFAALVTTGHGWELLVVYLIPQRIGVAVLAWWFEWLPHHGLPDTRRRNRFGAARIRVGLDWLLGPLMLFQNYHLVHHLHPSVPFYRYRQVWRLNRAAYLARRVPVTTPLGRALTTAEYLALRPTKDTDGTDSTSAVPAAEPVPGPPPEFHQLRIAELRELTADTVLVSFAVPADLRDIFRFQPGQHLTVQSIVDGKEVYRCYSICTMAGWTRPQIAVKRRDGGLLTSRLQHELRPGDTLRVRPPAGRFVLAADPGRTRHYAALAAGSGIAPIISMVSHALHTERHSRCTLLYLNRSGASTLFAAELSELARRFEGRLQIEHHRTDERDPDLHPVRTRPLDTVAEALAISHEQYRRGRLDTRRVRTLLTGRLHPVKVDAWYLCGSQPLVDAVRRELAEHDVPEESVHFEFFAQDRTH, encoded by the coding sequence CCGGCGGGCTGCTGGTGTGGTCGTCGGCGACCTGGCTGGCGCTCGCCGGCGGCGCCCCGCTGTGGCTGACCGTGGCGCTGCACGCGCTGGTCACCTTCACCATGTTCACCGTGCTGCACGAAGCTGCCCATCACGCGGCCGGGAAGCTGACCCCGGTCAACGAGATCCTGGGCAGGCTGGCCATGCCGTTCGTGGCCGCCTTCGGCTCGTTCCCGCTGATGCGCCACAGCCACGGCGAGCACCACCGCAACACCAACGAACCGGCCTTCGACCCGGCCGCATGGGCCGCGCACGGACCGTGGTGGCAGCTGCCGCTGCGTTGGCTCACCGCCGACCTCTGGTACGTCCGCTTCTACCTGCGCCACGGCCGCGAACGGCCGGTGGGCGAACAGCTCGAAACGGTGGCCGTGGCGGTACTGGCCGTCGGCGGGTTCGCCGCGCTGGTCACCACCGGCCACGGCTGGGAACTGCTGGTGGTCTACCTGATCCCGCAGCGGATCGGGGTAGCCGTGCTGGCCTGGTGGTTCGAATGGCTGCCGCACCACGGGCTGCCGGACACCCGGCGGCGCAACCGGTTCGGCGCGGCCAGGATCAGGGTCGGCCTGGACTGGCTGCTCGGCCCGCTGATGCTGTTCCAGAACTACCACCTGGTGCACCACCTGCATCCGTCCGTGCCGTTCTACCGGTACCGGCAGGTGTGGCGGCTGAACCGGGCGGCCTACCTCGCCCGACGGGTGCCGGTCACCACGCCGTTGGGCCGGGCGCTGACCACGGCCGAGTACCTGGCGCTGCGCCCCACCAAGGACACCGACGGCACCGACAGCACTTCTGCGGTTCCGGCGGCCGAGCCCGTCCCCGGTCCGCCGCCGGAGTTCCATCAGCTGCGGATCGCGGAGTTGCGCGAACTCACCGCCGACACCGTCTTGGTCAGCTTCGCGGTACCCGCCGACTTGCGGGACATCTTCCGCTTCCAGCCGGGCCAGCACCTCACCGTTCAGTCCATTGTGGACGGCAAGGAGGTGTACCGGTGCTACTCGATCTGCACGATGGCGGGCTGGACCCGGCCGCAGATCGCGGTCAAGCGCCGGGACGGCGGGCTGCTCACCAGCAGGCTTCAGCACGAGCTGCGCCCCGGCGACACGCTGCGGGTGCGGCCGCCGGCAGGCCGGTTCGTACTGGCCGCCGACCCCGGACGCACCCGGCACTACGCGGCATTGGCCGCGGGCAGCGGGATCGCGCCGATCATCTCCATGGTGTCCCACGCGCTGCACACCGAGCGGCACAGCCGGTGCACCCTGCTCTACCTCAACCGCAGCGGCGCGAGCACGCTGTTCGCCGCCGAGCTCAGCGAGCTGGCAAGGCGGTTCGAGGGCAGGCTGCAGATCGAGCACCACCGCACCGACGAGCGCGACCCCGACCTGCACCCGGTACGCACCAGGCCGCTGGACACGGTGGCCGAGGCGCTGGCCATCTCGCACGAGCAGTACCGGCGCGGCAGGCTGGACACCCGGCGCGTGCGGACGCTGCTGACCGGCAGGCTGCATCCGGTGAAGGTGGACGCCTGGTACCTGTGCGGCTCACAGCCGCTGGTAGACGCGGTGCGCCGGGAACTGGCCGAGCACGACGTACCGGAGGAGTCCGTGCACTTCGAGTTCTTCGCCCAAGACCGAACGCACTGA
- a CDS encoding sensor histidine kinase produces MSWVPARRPLRTRLIASAVALLAVLCALIVVLSEFALSTFLHRQLDAQLAEASDRAWAFAEGPPPVPGAGPDPLNAPGQAAGTLNARFAVGTVPDAATLSDTGQRAPLSAADLDLLRGLPADARPHTATLDSAGAYRLTAVRTSAGVVVTGLPLAPLRETLRTAGLVLGGVGAAAVLGAGVAVAFAVRRTLRPLDRVAATAALVTELPLDRGEVALAVRVPRADTDPGTEIGQVGAALNRMLSHVGTALEARHAGELRTRRFVADASHELRTPLAAIRGYAELARLGEHRLPPRVAHAVGRVESEADRMAELVDGLLLLARLDIGRPLDTAEVDLCVLAADAVADAHISGPGHRWLIDLPPRPVHVPGDAQRLHQVLANLLSNGRTHTPPGTTVRTSLGHSADGSAVLTVTDDGPGIPAALLPSVFERFAGTGSTGTTGLGLAIADAIVRAHHGRIEVHSRPGRTEFEVRLPAAPQEGHREGTRAA; encoded by the coding sequence ATGAGCTGGGTGCCGGCCCGAAGACCGCTGCGGACCAGGCTGATCGCATCCGCGGTCGCCCTGCTCGCCGTGCTCTGCGCGCTCATCGTGGTGCTCAGCGAGTTCGCGCTGTCCACCTTCCTGCACCGGCAGTTGGACGCGCAGCTGGCGGAGGCGAGCGACCGGGCCTGGGCCTTCGCCGAAGGACCACCGCCGGTTCCCGGGGCGGGGCCCGATCCGCTGAACGCGCCGGGTCAGGCGGCAGGCACGCTCAACGCCCGGTTCGCCGTGGGCACGGTGCCCGACGCCGCGACGCTGTCCGACACCGGGCAGCGCGCCCCGTTGAGCGCGGCGGATCTGGACCTGCTCCGCGGGCTGCCCGCGGACGCCCGCCCGCACACGGCGACCCTGGACTCGGCTGGCGCGTACCGGCTGACCGCGGTGCGGACCAGCGCCGGGGTGGTGGTCACCGGGCTGCCGCTGGCGCCGCTCCGGGAAACGCTGCGGACCGCGGGTCTCGTGCTCGGCGGGGTCGGCGCGGCCGCCGTGCTCGGTGCCGGGGTGGCCGTCGCCTTCGCGGTGCGGCGCACGCTGCGCCCGCTGGACCGGGTGGCGGCCACCGCGGCACTGGTCACCGAGCTGCCGCTGGACCGCGGCGAGGTCGCGCTCGCGGTACGGGTGCCCAGGGCCGACACCGACCCGGGGACCGAGATCGGGCAGGTCGGCGCGGCGCTCAACCGGATGCTGAGCCATGTCGGCACCGCGCTGGAAGCACGGCACGCCGGCGAGCTGCGCACGCGGCGGTTCGTCGCGGACGCCAGCCACGAGTTGCGCACCCCGCTGGCCGCGATCCGCGGTTACGCCGAGCTCGCCCGGCTCGGCGAGCACCGGCTGCCGCCGCGGGTCGCGCACGCGGTGGGCCGGGTGGAGTCCGAGGCGGACCGGATGGCCGAACTGGTCGACGGGCTGCTGCTGCTGGCCAGGCTGGACATCGGCAGGCCGCTCGACACGGCCGAAGTCGATCTGTGCGTGCTGGCCGCGGACGCGGTCGCCGACGCGCACATCTCCGGTCCGGGGCACCGCTGGCTGATCGACCTGCCGCCGCGGCCGGTGCACGTGCCCGGTGACGCGCAGCGGCTGCACCAGGTGCTGGCCAACCTGCTGTCCAACGGCCGCACGCACACCCCGCCGGGCACCACCGTGCGCACCTCGCTCGGCCACTCCGCCGACGGCAGCGCCGTGCTCACCGTCACCGACGACGGTCCCGGCATTCCGGCCGCGCTGCTGCCCTCGGTGTTCGAGCGGTTCGCCGGTACCGGCAGCACCGGCACTACCGGTCTCGGTCTTGCCATCGCGGACGCGATCGTGCGGGCCCACCACGGCCGGATCGAGGTGCACAGCCGCCCCGGCCGCACCGAGTTCGAGGTCCGCCTGCCCGCCGCCCCACAGGAAGGGCACAGGGAAGGCACAAGGGCGGCCTAG
- a CDS encoding glycosyltransferase family 39 protein → MTVRRWAVAGLLLGTALLYLWGLGASGWANAYYSAAAQAGAASWKAWVFGATDAANGITVDKTPAALWLPGLSVRLFGLGSWSVLVPQALMGVGSVALLYATVRRTSGHTAGLLAGAVLALTPVAALMFRFNNPDALLVLLLVAAAYCVVRALEKASPRWLALAGIAVGFGFLAKMLQAFLVLPAFALVYLVAAPTGMGKRVLHLLGAAVAVVFSAGWYLALVELWPAMDRPYIGGSQRNSLLELALGYNGLGRITGDEVGSVGGGMGRGWGQTGWSRLLGGEMAGGIAWLLPAAVLATAAGLWFTRRAPRTDPARAALLLWGGWLLVTAVVFSYMSGIIHPYYTVALAPAVAALTGIGGVALWRRREDPAAAGTLAAGVALTALTSYLVLAGQPDWLPWLAPALLFAGLAAAALVLVAGRLPTAARRSVAVLTLAAVLAGTGAYAVATAATPHTGAIPSAGPATGRAPGGGGQGRAGGGLLGAAETDPSLAALLAADAENYVWAVATVGSNNAAGYQLAIDAPVLAVGGFNGTDPSPTLAQFQQYVQSGLIHFFAGDGMSMRGETGSDEAQRIADWVAATFPANTVGGVTVYDLSYTGGAQP, encoded by the coding sequence ATGACCGTACGACGATGGGCCGTGGCCGGCCTGCTGCTGGGGACCGCGCTGCTCTACCTCTGGGGACTGGGGGCGTCCGGCTGGGCGAACGCCTACTACTCGGCCGCCGCGCAGGCCGGCGCGGCGAGCTGGAAGGCGTGGGTGTTCGGCGCCACCGACGCGGCGAACGGGATCACGGTGGACAAGACGCCGGCCGCGCTCTGGCTGCCCGGGCTTTCCGTGCGGCTGTTCGGGCTCGGCTCGTGGAGCGTGCTGGTGCCGCAGGCGCTGATGGGCGTCGGCTCGGTCGCGCTGCTGTACGCCACCGTGCGCCGCACGTCGGGGCACACCGCCGGGCTGCTGGCCGGTGCGGTGCTCGCGCTGACCCCGGTGGCCGCGTTGATGTTCCGGTTCAACAACCCGGACGCGCTGCTCGTGCTGCTGCTCGTCGCGGCGGCCTACTGCGTGGTGCGCGCACTGGAGAAGGCCAGCCCGCGCTGGCTCGCGCTGGCCGGGATCGCGGTGGGTTTCGGCTTTCTGGCGAAGATGCTGCAGGCGTTCCTGGTGTTGCCCGCCTTCGCGCTGGTCTATCTGGTGGCCGCTCCCACCGGCATGGGCAAACGGGTGCTGCATCTGCTGGGCGCGGCGGTGGCGGTGGTGTTCTCCGCCGGCTGGTACCTCGCGCTGGTGGAGCTGTGGCCCGCCATGGACCGCCCGTACATCGGCGGCTCGCAGCGGAACAGCCTGCTCGAACTGGCACTGGGTTACAACGGGCTCGGCCGGATCACCGGGGACGAGGTGGGCAGCGTCGGCGGCGGGATGGGCCGCGGCTGGGGACAGACCGGCTGGAGCAGGCTGCTCGGCGGTGAGATGGCCGGCGGGATCGCCTGGCTGCTGCCGGCCGCGGTGCTCGCGACCGCAGCCGGGCTGTGGTTCACCCGCCGGGCCCCGCGCACCGATCCGGCACGCGCCGCGCTGTTGCTCTGGGGTGGCTGGCTGCTGGTGACCGCGGTGGTCTTCAGTTACATGAGCGGCATCATCCACCCGTACTACACGGTCGCGCTGGCCCCCGCGGTCGCCGCGTTGACCGGGATCGGCGGGGTGGCCCTGTGGCGCCGCCGCGAGGACCCGGCCGCGGCGGGCACGCTCGCCGCCGGGGTCGCGCTGACCGCGCTCACCTCGTACCTGGTGCTGGCCGGGCAACCGGACTGGCTGCCGTGGCTGGCGCCGGCGCTGCTGTTCGCCGGGCTGGCCGCGGCCGCGCTGGTACTGGTCGCGGGCCGCCTGCCCACCGCCGCCCGGCGCTCGGTGGCCGTGCTGACGCTGGCCGCCGTGCTGGCGGGCACGGGCGCGTACGCGGTGGCCACAGCGGCGACGCCGCACACCGGGGCGATTCCGTCCGCGGGTCCCGCTACCGGGCGCGCGCCCGGCGGAGGCGGGCAGGGACGCGCCGGTGGCGGGCTGCTGGGCGCCGCCGAGACCGACCCTTCGCTGGCCGCGCTGCTGGCCGCCGACGCGGAGAACTACGTCTGGGCGGTGGCGACCGTCGGGTCCAACAACGCGGCCGGCTACCAGCTCGCGATCGACGCGCCGGTGCTCGCGGTGGGTGGCTTCAACGGCACCGACCCGTCGCCGACGCTGGCCCAGTTCCAGCAGTACGTCCAAAGTGGACTGATTCACTTCTTCGCCGGCGACGGCATGTCGATGCGCGGCGAAACGGGCAGCGATGAGGCACAGCGGATCGCGGACTGGGTCGCCGCCACCTTCCCCGCCAACACGGTCGGCGGCGTCACCGTCTACGACCTGAGCTACACAGGTGGCGCACAGCCATGA
- a CDS encoding bifunctional glycosyltransferase family 2/GtrA family protein, translated as MTVTLPSQKTGPVDTTGTGPVLDVVIPVYNEEADLEPCVRRLHEHLTAGFPYRFRITVADNASTDGTLRVAERLAREFAEVSVHHLPEKGRGRALHAVWSASDAAVLAYMDVDLSTDLAALSPLVAPLLSGHSDLAIGSRLARGARVVRGPKRELISRCYNLLLRGTLAAGFSDAQCGFKAIRADVARRLLPHVRDVGWFFDTELLVLAQRAGLRIHEVPVDWVDDPDSRVDLLATALADLKGIVRLTRAMTNGTVPLGELRAQLGRRPIGVLAPGVPTSLPKQLVRFAAIGVASTLAYLVLFLALRTGMGAQPANLVALAVTAVANTAANRRLTFGIRGAKGAGRHQFEGLIVFGLGLALTSGSLALLHGLTAPGPVLELSVLVLANLTATVLRFLLLRGWVFHPRRQTTQNTTDTRENHR; from the coding sequence ATGACAGTCACGCTGCCTTCCCAGAAGACCGGGCCGGTCGACACCACCGGCACCGGCCCGGTGCTCGACGTGGTCATCCCGGTCTACAACGAAGAAGCCGACCTCGAACCGTGCGTCCGCCGGCTGCACGAGCACCTGACGGCCGGTTTCCCCTACCGCTTCCGGATCACCGTCGCGGACAACGCCAGCACGGACGGCACGCTGCGAGTCGCCGAGCGGCTGGCCCGCGAGTTCGCCGAGGTTTCCGTGCACCACCTGCCCGAAAAGGGCCGGGGGCGGGCGCTGCACGCGGTGTGGTCGGCCTCGGACGCGGCCGTGCTGGCCTACATGGACGTGGACCTGTCCACCGACCTCGCCGCGCTCTCGCCACTGGTGGCCCCGCTGCTGTCCGGGCATTCCGACCTGGCCATCGGCAGCAGGCTGGCCAGGGGCGCGCGGGTGGTCCGCGGCCCCAAGCGCGAGCTGATCTCCCGCTGCTACAACCTGCTGCTGCGCGGCACGCTGGCCGCCGGGTTCTCCGACGCGCAGTGCGGGTTCAAGGCGATCCGGGCGGACGTGGCGCGCCGGCTGCTGCCGCACGTCCGGGATGTCGGCTGGTTCTTCGACACCGAGCTGCTGGTGCTCGCCCAGCGCGCCGGGCTGCGGATCCACGAGGTGCCGGTGGACTGGGTGGACGACCCGGACTCGCGGGTGGATCTGCTGGCCACCGCGCTGGCCGATCTGAAGGGCATCGTCCGGCTGACCCGCGCGATGACGAACGGCACCGTGCCGCTTGGCGAGCTGCGTGCCCAACTCGGCAGGCGGCCGATCGGGGTGCTGGCCCCCGGCGTGCCCACCAGCCTGCCCAAGCAATTGGTCCGCTTCGCCGCGATCGGGGTGGCCAGCACGCTGGCCTACCTGGTGCTGTTCCTGGCCCTGCGCACCGGAATGGGCGCACAGCCGGCGAACCTGGTCGCGCTGGCGGTGACCGCGGTGGCCAACACCGCGGCGAACCGCCGGCTCACCTTCGGCATCCGCGGCGCGAAGGGTGCGGGCCGGCACCAGTTCGAAGGGCTGATCGTGTTCGGCCTCGGGCTGGCACTAACCAGCGGCTCGCTGGCCCTGCTGCACGGCCTGACCGCGCCGGGGCCCGTGCTCGAACTGTCCGTGCTGGTGCTGGCCAACCTGACCGCCACCGTGCTGCGGTTCCTGCTGCTGCGCGGCTGGGTCTTCCACCCACGCCGCCAAACCACCCAGAACACCACCGATACCCGGGAGAACCACCGATGA
- a CDS encoding ArnT family glycosyltransferase, which translates to MTSVLSTAPPTPMPATGTPARPDRPRWQRPAVAVLLAGTAVLYLWNLTASGYGNSFYAAAVQAGSQSWKAWLFGSLDAGNVLTVDKPPAALWVAGLFARIFGFSSWTVLAPQALMGVASVGLLYATVRRSSGPVPGLLAGAALALTPVAALMFRFNNPDALLVLLLVAAAYFVVRALEKASPRWLALAGVAIGLGFLTKMMQAFLVLPAFALVYLVAAPTGLGKRVLHLLGAGLAVVVSAGWYIALVELWPAADRPYIGGSTDNSLLELALGYNGLGRIFGRGEGGPGGGGPGGDGGGAGNVAFGGETGIGRLFGASMGIEISWLLPAALLGLVAGLWFTRRAPRTDRTRAALLLWGGWLLVTGLVFSFMGGITHPYYAVALAPAIAALIGIAGRELWQGRHNRLARAALAAMVAATAVWGFILLDRTPDWLPALRWALVALGLVVATALAVGLPSFRKLTAVLAAAAVLTAGVATAAYTVDTASRTHRGSIPISGPGDSAMGGGMGMERDQADPELAALLARTSGTWAAATTGAQSAASLALASGKAVIGIGGWSGGDPAPTLEQFQRYVADGQVRYFVTGGQGGPGGREGTGTTITEWVAANFTATTVGEQTVYDLSS; encoded by the coding sequence ATGACCAGCGTGCTCAGCACGGCGCCGCCGACCCCGATGCCGGCCACCGGAACACCCGCCAGGCCGGACCGGCCGCGCTGGCAACGTCCGGCGGTGGCCGTGCTGCTGGCCGGCACCGCGGTGCTGTACCTGTGGAACCTGACCGCTTCCGGCTACGGCAACTCCTTCTACGCGGCTGCCGTGCAGGCCGGTTCGCAGAGCTGGAAGGCGTGGCTGTTCGGCTCGCTGGACGCGGGAAACGTGCTCACCGTGGACAAACCGCCCGCCGCCCTGTGGGTGGCCGGGTTGTTCGCCAGGATCTTCGGTTTCTCCAGTTGGACCGTGCTGGCCCCGCAGGCGCTGATGGGGGTGGCCTCGGTCGGGCTGCTGTACGCGACGGTGCGCCGGAGTTCCGGCCCGGTGCCAGGGCTGCTCGCCGGTGCCGCGCTGGCACTGACCCCGGTGGCCGCGCTGATGTTCCGGTTCAACAACCCGGACGCGCTGCTGGTGCTGCTGCTCGTCGCGGCGGCCTATTTCGTGGTGCGGGCGCTGGAAAAGGCGAGTCCGCGCTGGCTGGCGCTGGCCGGGGTGGCGATCGGTCTCGGCTTCCTGACCAAGATGATGCAGGCGTTCCTGGTGCTGCCCGCCTTCGCGCTGGTGTACCTGGTGGCCGCTCCCACCGGTCTCGGCAAACGGGTGCTGCACCTGCTTGGCGCCGGGCTGGCGGTGGTGGTCTCGGCGGGCTGGTACATCGCGCTGGTCGAGCTCTGGCCCGCCGCGGACCGGCCCTACATCGGCGGTTCCACCGACAACAGCCTGCTGGAACTGGCGCTGGGCTACAACGGGCTCGGCCGGATCTTCGGCCGCGGTGAAGGCGGACCGGGCGGCGGCGGACCCGGCGGTGACGGCGGCGGCGCGGGCAATGTCGCGTTCGGTGGCGAAACCGGGATCGGCAGGCTGTTCGGCGCGAGCATGGGCATCGAGATCTCCTGGCTGCTGCCGGCCGCGCTGCTCGGCCTGGTGGCCGGGCTCTGGTTCACCCGCCGCGCCCCGCGCACCGACCGCACCAGGGCCGCGCTGCTGCTGTGGGGTGGCTGGCTGCTGGTGACCGGGCTGGTGTTCAGCTTCATGGGCGGGATCACGCACCCCTACTACGCGGTGGCGCTGGCCCCCGCGATCGCCGCGCTGATCGGCATCGCGGGCCGGGAACTGTGGCAGGGCAGGCACAACAGGCTGGCCCGTGCCGCGCTCGCGGCGATGGTTGCGGCCACCGCGGTCTGGGGGTTCATCCTGCTGGACCGGACTCCGGACTGGCTGCCCGCGCTGCGCTGGGCGCTGGTCGCGCTCGGCCTGGTGGTGGCCACCGCGCTCGCGGTCGGGCTGCCCTCGTTCCGGAAGCTGACCGCGGTGCTGGCGGCGGCCGCGGTGCTGACCGCCGGGGTGGCCACCGCCGCCTACACGGTGGACACCGCGTCCAGGACCCATCGGGGGTCGATCCCCATCTCGGGCCCGGGTGACTCCGCGATGGGTGGCGGCATGGGTATGGAGCGGGACCAGGCCGATCCCGAACTGGCCGCGCTGCTGGCGCGGACCAGCGGCACCTGGGCGGCGGCGACCACCGGCGCCCAGTCCGCGGCGAGCCTGGCACTGGCCAGCGGCAAGGCGGTGATCGGCATCGGCGGCTGGAGCGGCGGCGACCCGGCACCCACCCTGGAGCAGTTCCAGCGGTACGTGGCCGACGGGCAGGTGCGGTACTTCGTCACCGGCGGCCAGGGCGGGCCCGGTGGCCGCGAGGGCACCGGCACCACGATCACCGAGTGGGTGGCGGCCAACTTCACCGCGACCACCGTCGGCGAGCAGACCGTCTACGACCTGTCCTCGTGA
- a CDS encoding PP2C family protein-serine/threonine phosphatase, which produces MIPGFGAERPRWHTASAQGPRAVNADAVGAFADPATHRVVFALADGVGDDAGAARAARVAASAAARTPAEAGPVAAVLAARRAVLADPGASDCVLVVAMPFGNTGGSGYRIAWVGDARAYRWDDRDPAPPRQLTTDHTLAQYFRARHQATTPRMEHMVLTSVRTAGDREIGTTELRGDAGLLLTSDGVHKTLAPAAIGEILTQPGRAAAALVETAITLGGTDNATAIVVAAHRRPADATTEAFVSTPAG; this is translated from the coding sequence ATGATCCCCGGCTTCGGAGCAGAACGGCCGCGCTGGCACACGGCGAGCGCACAGGGCCCCCGGGCGGTCAACGCGGACGCGGTCGGCGCCTTCGCCGACCCGGCCACGCACCGGGTGGTGTTCGCGCTGGCCGACGGGGTCGGGGACGACGCGGGCGCGGCCCGCGCCGCGCGGGTGGCCGCTTCGGCCGCCGCCCGCACCCCGGCCGAGGCCGGCCCGGTGGCCGCGGTGCTCGCCGCGCGGCGCGCCGTGCTCGCCGACCCCGGCGCGAGCGACTGCGTCCTGGTGGTGGCCATGCCCTTCGGCAACACCGGCGGCAGCGGCTACCGGATCGCCTGGGTCGGGGACGCCCGCGCGTACCGCTGGGACGACCGCGATCCCGCGCCGCCGCGGCAGCTCACCACCGACCACACGCTGGCGCAGTACTTCCGCGCCCGGCATCAGGCGACCACCCCGCGGATGGAGCACATGGTGCTCACCAGCGTGCGCACCGCCGGCGACCGGGAGATCGGCACCACCGAGCTCCGCGGCGACGCCGGGCTGCTGCTCACCAGCGACGGGGTGCACAAGACGCTCGCCCCGGCGGCCATCGGCGAAATCCTGACCCAACCGGGCCGGGCCGCGGCCGCTCTGGTGGAAACCGCGATCACGTTGGGTGGCACGGACAACGCCACCGCGATCGTGGTGGCAGCCCACCGGCGTCCGGCTGACGCGACCACCGAAGCATTCGTCTCCACCCCTGCGGGCTGA
- a CDS encoding LLM class flavin-dependent oxidoreductase — MPGKRILLNAFDMPVTGHLAPGVWTHPEDEAHRYKDLEYWTELAKLLERGKFDGLFLADVLGVYDVYQDSREPALRTGTQVPVNDPLLSISAMAAVTEHLGFGVTVSLTYEQPYALARKFTTLDHLTKGRVAWNIVTSYLDSAAVNLGLDQQITHDNRYQIGEEFLEVAYKLWESSWQDDAVVADKETGVYADPAKVHPIEHKGEYYSVPGVFLAEPSPQRTPVLYQAGTSTKGRAFAAKHAEAVFIMGHSTELVGRNVADIRRQAAEFGRDPASVKFFALITPIVAETDEAAREKYRDYLSRASFEGALTLFGGWTGIDLSGYTPDEALEHVHSEAIQSVVENFSKADPSRTWTPEEIGKFLGIGGLGPVAVGSPATVADELERWVAEADVDGFNLAYAVTPGTFVEFIDLVVPELQRRGLVWPDYQGNTLRESIYEPGQVRLRDDHPGSRYRR; from the coding sequence ATGCCCGGAAAACGGATTCTGCTCAACGCGTTCGACATGCCGGTGACCGGCCATCTCGCACCTGGGGTGTGGACCCATCCCGAGGACGAGGCGCACCGCTACAAGGATCTCGAGTACTGGACGGAACTGGCGAAGCTGCTGGAGCGCGGCAAGTTCGACGGCCTGTTCCTGGCGGACGTGCTCGGCGTCTACGACGTGTACCAGGACTCGCGCGAGCCCGCGCTGCGCACCGGCACCCAGGTCCCGGTGAACGACCCGCTGCTGTCGATTTCGGCGATGGCCGCGGTCACCGAGCACCTCGGCTTCGGGGTGACCGTTTCGCTGACCTACGAACAGCCCTACGCACTGGCCAGGAAGTTCACCACGCTGGACCACCTCACCAAGGGCAGGGTGGCCTGGAACATCGTCACCTCCTATTTGGACAGTGCGGCGGTGAACCTCGGACTGGACCAGCAGATCACCCACGACAACCGGTACCAGATCGGCGAGGAGTTCCTGGAGGTCGCCTACAAGCTCTGGGAGTCGTCGTGGCAGGACGACGCGGTGGTGGCCGACAAGGAGACCGGGGTGTACGCCGATCCGGCCAAGGTGCACCCGATCGAGCACAAGGGCGAGTACTACTCCGTGCCCGGCGTGTTCCTCGCTGAGCCTTCCCCGCAGCGGACCCCGGTGCTGTACCAGGCCGGCACGTCCACCAAGGGGCGCGCTTTCGCCGCCAAGCACGCCGAAGCGGTGTTCATCATGGGCCATTCCACCGAACTGGTCGGCCGCAACGTGGCCGACATCCGTCGCCAGGCCGCCGAGTTCGGCCGCGACCCGGCCAGCGTCAAATTCTTCGCGCTGATCACGCCGATCGTCGCGGAAACCGACGAGGCGGCGCGGGAGAAATACCGCGACTACCTTTCACGGGCCAGTTTCGAGGGTGCGCTGACCCTGTTCGGCGGCTGGACCGGGATCGACCTGTCCGGCTACACCCCGGACGAGGCACTGGAGCACGTGCACAGCGAGGCGATCCAGTCGGTGGTGGAGAACTTCTCCAAGGCCGACCCGTCGCGCACCTGGACCCCGGAGGAGATCGGGAAATTCCTCGGCATCGGCGGACTCGGCCCGGTCGCGGTCGGTTCTCCGGCCACGGTGGCCGACGAGCTGGAGCGCTGGGTGGCCGAGGCCGACGTGGACGGGTTCAACCTGGCCTACGCGGTCACCCCCGGCACCTTCGTGGAGTTCATCGACCTTGTCGTGCCGGAACTCCAGCGGCGCGGCCTGGTCTGGCCGGACTACCAGGGGAACACCCTGCGCGAAAGCATCTACGAGCCCGGGCAGGTCCGGCTACGAGACGATCACCCCGGTTCGCGCTACCGCCGCTGA